DNA from Petropleomorpha daqingensis:
CCGCTCGGCCGCAGGATCAGGTCGAGGATCTCCTGCCCGTCCTCGGACAGGACCACCCGCCGCCGGTCGGGCTCCTCCTCGAAGTCGAGATCGGCCACGAACTTCGGGAAGCCCCACAGCGCGCCGACGTCCCGGGCCTCGAGGGTGGTGACCGGGAGGTGGAGCACGAACACCCGCAGCCGCGGGCTGAGGATCGGCAGCACCCGCCGCGCCGGGCCGACGGTGACGACGACGGCCACCGAGACCTCGGCGTACGGGGTCAGCACCTCCGTACCGCCGTCGGCGCCCACGCAGGTGGTCTCCCGGTAGCGGAACACCCCCAGCGACAGCAGCGCCCGCCCGTCGATCCACCGCGCCGGGCGGAGCTGGTCGCACGGCAGCGCGGCGGCGACGGCGTCGTACGAGGCCGTGTGCAGCGATGCCATGAACTCGTCGTCGTGGTAGTAGACCGGCAACCGGAAGCGCCGATCGGCCGCGGTCACCAGGTCCCGCGGGCCCTCCCACCGGTAGAACTCGCCGCGTCGCGCCACCGCACCGCCCTCCTCGTCGAGGCGGGAGGAGCATGTCGGCCCGGACCCGTCAGGGAAAGCCCTCCTGGCAGCCTGGGTGCGTGGCACCGACCGAGCAGAGCGTCCAGGACCGCTTCTTCCCGAGCTTCACCTGCTTCGGCTGCGGCCCCGCGAACGAGGCCGGGCTTCGGCTGAAGAGCTACGCCGAGGGCGACCTGGTCACCGCGACGTTCGTGCCGTGGCCGGAGCACGGCAACGGGTTCGGCACCGTCAACGGCGGGATCATCAGCACGGTGCTGGACTGCCACAGCGCGGCCGCGGTGTTCACCGAGGCCGACCGGCGCGGCTGGGTCGGGGACGACGGCCGGCCGCTGCCCTGGGTCACCGCCGGCCTCGACGTCCGCTTCCTGCGCCCGACCCCGCTGGCCGGGCCGCTGCTGCTGACCGGCTCGGTCACCGACGCCGCTGAGGCCGAGATGACAGCGGCCGTGGAGCTCGTGGCCGACGGCAAGGTGCGCGCCACCGGCGTCGCGGTGTGGAAGCGGTTCCGCCCGCGTCGCTAGCCGTGCAGTCCCCGCGCCCCGGCGAGGATGCGGTGCGGGTCGTAGTGCGCCGCCAGCCCGGCCAGGCGGCGCAGCGTGGCCGGGTCGTAGACGCGGGCCAGCGCGCCCGGGTGCTCCTCCCGCCCGAAGGTGGCCAGCCCGCGGCCGGACGACCACGGCGCCAGGGCGGCGAGCAGCCCGGCGGCGTGCTCGGCGGCCCCGTCGTCGGCCGGCCCCACGGCCACGAGGCTGAACGCGCCGTCCCGGTGGGAGAAGGCGCTCGCCCGCTCCGGGAACCGGGCGATCGCGCCGCCGAGCTGCCGCAGCTCCACGAGGAGCTGGGGCGAGGCAGCGGCCGGGCCGGCCACGGCGAGCAGCACCTCGATCGTCGCCGGGGGCAGCGCGTCGAGCAGCAGCTGCGCCTCGGAGACCGGTCCCGGCGGCGCGGACACGCGGTGGATCTGCCCCATGTCGGCGTACGGCCGCACGCGCACGCCGTCGTGCAGCGGGACGGCGCACTCGCGCAGCGGGGCCAGGACGGCCGCGCCGGCGTCGG
Protein-coding regions in this window:
- a CDS encoding PaaI family thioesterase: MAPTEQSVQDRFFPSFTCFGCGPANEAGLRLKSYAEGDLVTATFVPWPEHGNGFGTVNGGIISTVLDCHSAAAVFTEADRRGWVGDDGRPLPWVTAGLDVRFLRPTPLAGPLLLTGSVTDAAEAEMTAAVELVADGKVRATGVAVWKRFRPRR
- a CDS encoding acetoacetate decarboxylase family protein, with translation MARRGEFYRWEGPRDLVTAADRRFRLPVYYHDDEFMASLHTASYDAVAAALPCDQLRPARWIDGRALLSLGVFRYRETTCVGADGGTEVLTPYAEVSVAVVVTVGPARRVLPILSPRLRVFVLHLPVTTLEARDVGALWGFPKFVADLDFEEEPDRRRVVLSEDGQEILDLILRPSGPALADRHPHVVHTVKDGVLLETTVPMSGYRQIRLGPASGTLRLGEHPVGRQLRGWEISPAPLAVFNYLTHRTILPEGRPIGPGRQYRGYVGSDRPRGRYTVRYPDTPPIDQYAADSATGAVGPSPAAR